The bacterium genome contains a region encoding:
- a CDS encoding tetratricopeptide repeat protein, which produces AYQHFFKGEEFINKLQFKEAEAEFDKAIAIDSNFALAFARKAYAISWSSFDRAREPLGIALRSIDKLPGKERLSILAAKAYFDRNLEEAYKHLEELLKRYPDEKEALFTKGDWLYHHGNLEKAREYFEKVLQLDPNFDRAAQHLIWCYDALGEKKKSLETSKAYLNRTRSGDAFERLFRSYLSSHDYQGAEDVLKEAERVVPGDADIVRGKAELLLLQERYDQAEKECRKLLDPSRTERDHAEGYGCLANLYANTGRFRKAIEAKQTQIDLNSEAGDVGELCNDYGDLAYLNFWGLGDRAQADKALERSLQHLKDSEETPHGLFDTLNLTGRWQEAKLVAQESLWGHRPFTDLSIRANQNRNQGNCAEAVKDFETISKRGHLFDRTYARYLMTDCFLTMKQYDQAISSLQSMHSLAISQTIWEYPKSLYLMASAYDAKGDRNTAKEYYRKFLSIWKDADPDLPELIEAKKRMRS; this is translated from the coding sequence GCCTATCAGCATTTTTTCAAAGGCGAAGAATTTATAAACAAGCTGCAATTTAAGGAAGCAGAAGCAGAATTTGATAAAGCGATCGCCATCGATTCGAACTTCGCTCTGGCTTTCGCGCGAAAAGCTTATGCCATCTCCTGGTCCAGTTTTGATCGCGCCCGCGAACCCCTGGGAATCGCCTTACGTTCTATTGATAAACTCCCGGGAAAGGAGCGTTTGAGCATTCTCGCTGCGAAAGCTTACTTCGATCGCAATCTGGAAGAGGCTTACAAGCATCTGGAAGAACTTCTGAAAAGGTATCCCGACGAAAAAGAAGCTCTTTTTACAAAAGGAGATTGGCTTTATCACCACGGCAATCTCGAAAAGGCCAGAGAGTACTTTGAAAAAGTCCTGCAGCTTGATCCGAATTTTGACCGCGCAGCGCAGCACTTAATCTGGTGTTATGACGCTCTCGGGGAAAAGAAAAAGTCCCTCGAGACATCAAAAGCCTATTTAAATCGTACAAGAAGCGGAGATGCGTTTGAACGTCTCTTTCGATCTTATTTATCCAGTCATGATTATCAAGGAGCGGAAGATGTATTGAAGGAAGCTGAAAGGGTTGTTCCGGGGGATGCCGATATCGTTCGAGGAAAGGCTGAATTACTCCTTTTGCAGGAAAGATACGATCAGGCCGAGAAAGAATGCAGGAAGCTGCTGGATCCGAGCCGTACCGAGAGAGATCATGCCGAAGGTTACGGTTGTCTTGCGAACCTTTATGCAAACACGGGAAGATTCAGGAAAGCAATCGAAGCAAAGCAAACTCAAATTGACTTGAATTCTGAGGCCGGCGATGTTGGTGAACTATGTAACGATTATGGGGACCTTGCCTATCTCAACTTTTGGGGGCTGGGAGATCGTGCACAGGCGGATAAGGCCCTCGAGCGATCTTTGCAGCATTTAAAAGACTCGGAAGAAACGCCTCATGGATTGTTTGACACACTCAATCTAACGGGCAGATGGCAAGAAGCAAAACTGGTAGCCCAAGAGAGCCTTTGGGGACATCGTCCATTTACGGATTTATCGATTCGCGCGAATCAGAACAGAAACCAAGGAAATTGTGCAGAAGCCGTCAAGGATTTCGAAACGATTTCAAAACGGGGCCACCTGTTTGATCGAACGTATGCAAGGTACCTGATGACAGATTGTTTCCTCACGATGAAGCAATATGATCAAGCAATCTCGAGTCTGCAATCGATGCATTCTTTGGCGATAAGCCAAACGATTTGGGAATACCCCAAAAGCTTATACTTGATGGCCAGCGCTTATGACGCGAAGGGAGACCGAAATACAGCGAAGGAATATTACAGGAAGTTCCTCAGTATCTGGAAAGATGCAGATCCGGATTTGCCTGAGTTGATAGAAGCAAAAAAGCGAATGCGTTCGTAG
- a CDS encoding amino acid permease: MLARRLGAFDATMIVMGGIIGSGIFMNPYVVARQVHTPFLILFVWALGGLVALAGSFIYAELAARKPNVGGQYAYLREGIHPLPAFLYGWALLLVIQSGGMAAVALTFARYFQELTNLVVPDWLVATATLLALTIINCLGVRAGSNTQSILMLLKIGGIALLIFCGFFFGKKATGGGSESPVVSFNFLTTIGAAMVPVLFAYGGWQTSGFVAGEMKNPRRDLPLGLLIGVAGVITLYLAVNFVCIYVLGPAGLAGTKTPASTVMRLALGDVGGKVIAAAIAISTLGFLSQGMLTAPRVYFAMAEDGLFFKKVAWIHSRTRVPILAIVLQGVLAIAVALSGKYEQILNYVISADFLFFGLAGFALFLIRKRDTNDRIFFKVPGHPVTTLFFVTVSWLIVINTVYKYPVDSLLGFGLILIGIPVYYYWAKHERK; encoded by the coding sequence ATGCTTGCGCGCCGGTTGGGAGCTTTTGATGCAACCATGATCGTAATGGGTGGCATCATTGGTTCCGGCATTTTCATGAACCCGTACGTTGTGGCGCGTCAGGTCCACACACCGTTTTTGATCCTATTTGTATGGGCACTTGGCGGTCTGGTTGCGCTCGCCGGCAGCTTCATTTATGCCGAGCTGGCGGCGCGCAAACCGAATGTTGGCGGCCAATACGCTTATTTGCGCGAAGGAATTCATCCACTTCCTGCTTTCCTTTATGGCTGGGCTTTGCTTCTGGTAATCCAATCAGGTGGAATGGCGGCGGTCGCCTTAACTTTTGCCCGCTATTTTCAAGAGTTGACCAATCTTGTTGTACCTGACTGGTTGGTCGCAACTGCAACTCTGCTTGCTCTAACAATCATTAATTGCCTGGGAGTACGAGCGGGAAGCAACACACAATCGATTTTGATGCTCTTAAAGATTGGTGGCATTGCCCTGCTGATCTTCTGCGGATTTTTTTTCGGAAAAAAAGCAACCGGTGGTGGCTCGGAAAGTCCGGTTGTTTCATTTAACTTTCTTACAACGATCGGTGCAGCCATGGTTCCTGTTCTATTCGCCTACGGTGGCTGGCAGACTTCAGGTTTCGTTGCCGGTGAAATGAAGAATCCGCGTAGGGACCTACCCTTAGGGCTACTGATTGGTGTCGCTGGCGTAATCACTCTTTACTTGGCCGTGAATTTCGTGTGCATCTATGTGCTGGGTCCCGCCGGTCTTGCCGGAACAAAAACGCCTGCATCGACTGTGATGCGCCTAGCTTTGGGAGATGTTGGAGGCAAAGTGATTGCTGCCGCGATTGCTATTTCGACGCTCGGTTTCTTGAGCCAGGGCATGCTTACTGCTCCCCGTGTCTACTTTGCAATGGCCGAAGATGGCCTGTTTTTCAAGAAAGTCGCCTGGATCCATTCCCGTACCCGCGTCCCCATTCTTGCGATCGTTCTTCAAGGAGTGCTCGCGATCGCAGTTGCACTTTCTGGAAAATACGAGCAGATCCTCAACTACGTGATTTCCGCAGATTTTCTTTTTTTCGGATTGGCTGGATTCGCGTTGTTCCTCATTCGAAAACGCGATACGAATGACAGAATCTTTTTTAAGGTTCCGGGACATCCTGTTACAACTCTTTTCTTTGTGACTGTTTCCTGGTTGATCGTGATTAACACAGTGTATAAATATCCAGTAGATAGTCTCCTCGGTTTCGGACTGATCTTGATTGGAATTCCTGTGTATTATTACTGGGCAAAGCATGAACGAAAATAA